A section of the Hevea brasiliensis isolate MT/VB/25A 57/8 chromosome 17, ASM3005281v1, whole genome shotgun sequence genome encodes:
- the LOC110649940 gene encoding rust resistance kinase Lr10 has protein sequence MVFNVLPSPILLPITILSLLIIPTSTHSHNTTTSSGYEFCSLFKCGNITFPFPFSSLLTFGLAAQDCGLPGYQIACDESSSLSGIILSGRRYQVKNLFLSERLITVIDMQLIKDLMAGSCTSLRNLTIMASGYIPPLSLPPWATNVSLLQCPGELKLPHEFLEKVVRNYTCRGGDALYLWQNGSQFDPPRLSPSLNMKGCSLIRIPVSMASYGFLIDRNRKHRIELVDVLADGFPLTWPNFEECNSCNATGGRCGFDGSLRRIVCLHENQCQKKWIKWELILGVAAGCSATAIIVVALMRKRISTALIKTESQNTGEGINTKRFIRTYRSGLLTNYTHNDIKKMTKGFKEKLGEGGCGNVYKGNLSDGRLVAVKLLEKSNHIGHDFINEIATIGRIHHVNVISLLGFSWNGSRQALIYEYMPNGSLADLLSNEEFCLSLGMSRMLEIAIGIAHGIEYLHNGCESRILHLDIKPQNVLLDQNFNPKISDFGLAKIYSRSQSAVLMTNAKGTIGYIAPEIFMRNFGNASHKSDVYSFGMLLLEMFEGKNRIEPGTTTSSEAYFPSCIYKLVEQKNLESYEHEDANIVTKMVLVGLWCIQINPKERPSMTRVLEMLTGDADAIEVPPKPFLFSPPRLQHEIDIASIGESDISELDFASNSFEMENTSTDHASLGC, from the exons ATGGTGTTCAACGTTCTACCTTCCCCTATTCTCCTTCCCATCACAATATTATCGTTACTCATTATCCCTACCTCCACTCACTCCCATAACACCACCACCTCTTCAGGCTACGAGTTTTGCTCTCTATTCAAATGTGGTAACATTACCTTCCCCTTTCCTTTCTCCTCTCTTCTTACCTTCGGTTTAGCTGCTCAAGACTGTGGCCTCCCTGGCTACCAAATCGCCTGCGACGAATCATCCTCTCTCTCCGGCATCATTCTTTCTGGCAGGCGTTACCAGGTGAAAAATCTTTTTCTATCAGAAAGATTGATCACCGTCATTGATATGCAACTTATCAAGGACTTGATGGCTGGCTCTTGCACTTCGTTACGTAATCTCACAATAATGGCTAGTGGTTATATTCCTCCTCTTAGCCTCCCTCCTTGGGCCACTAATGTTTCTTTGCTTCAGTGTCCTGGTGAGCTGAAACTTCCTCATGAATTTCTTGAAAAGGTAGTGCGTAACTATACTTGTAGAGGTGGCGATGCGCTTTATCTATGGCAGAATGGGAGTCAATTTGATCCACCCAGACTCAGCCCTTCGTTAAACATGAAGGGTTGCAGTTTGATCAGGATTCCTGTGTCAATGGCTAGCTATGGGTTCTTGATCGATAGGAATAGGAAGCATAGGATTGAGCTGGTTGATGTGTTGGCTGATGGGTTTCCTTTGACTTGGCCAAATTTTGAGGAGTGTAATAGCTGCAATGCGACAGGTGGACGGTGTGGATTTGATGGTAGTTTAAGGAGAATCGTTTGCCTCCACGA AAATCAATGTCAGAAGAAATGGATAAAGTGGGAGCTCATTTTAG GTGTTGCAGCAGGATGTTCAGCCACGGCTATTATTGTTGTAGCCTTGATGAGAAAGCGAATTTCAACTGCCTTGATCAAGACAGAGAGTCAAAATACAGGAGAAGGAATAAATACTAAACGGTTTATTAGAACGTATCGATCAGGGTTGCTAACCAACTATACCCACAACGATATTAAGAAGATGACCAAAGGTTTCAAAGAAAAATTGGGTGAAGGAGGATGTGGAAATGTCTATAAGGGAAATTTATCAGACGGTCGCCTTGTTGCGGTGAAATTGCTCGAAAAATCTAACCACATAGGCCAtgattttattaatgaaattgcCACCATTGGTAGAATACACCATGTTAATGTTATAAGCTTACTGGGTTTCAGCTGGAATGGTTCAAGACAAGCTCTCATCTATGAGTACATGCCTAATGGGTCACTAGCAGACTTACTATCCAATGAAGAGTTCTGTCTTTCGTTAGGAATGTCAAGGATGCTTGAAATTGCCATAGGAATTGCTCATGGAATAGAGTATTTGCACAATGGTTGTGAGTCACGAATCCTTCATCTCGACATAAAGCCTCAAAATGTGTTGCTAGATCAGAATTTCAATCCCAAAATTTCTGATTTTGGATTGGCAAAAATATACTCTCGAAGTCAAAGCGCAGTGTTGATGACAAATGCAAAGGGAACCATTGGCTATATTGCTCCGGAGATTTTCATGAGAAATTTTGGGAATGCTTCTCATAAGTCTGATGTTTATAGCTTTGGGATGCTGCTACTAGAGATGTTCGAAGGGAAGAATCGTATCGAACCAGGCACAACCACTTCGAGCGAAGCATACTTCCCAAGTTGCATCTATAAGCTGGTTGAGCAGAAAAACTTGGAGTCTTATGAACATGAGGATGCTAACATAGTAACGAAGATGGTTTTGGTAGGCCTATGGTGCATTCAAATAAACCCTAAAGAACGTCCCTCGATGACAAGGGTGTTGGAGATGTTAACTGGGGATGCAGATGCCATTGAAGTGCCTCCAAAGCCTTTCTTGTTTTCTCCTCCTCGATTGCAACATGAGATTGACATTGCCTCCATTGGTGAAAGTGATATCAGTGAATTGGATTTCGCATCAAACAGTTTCGAGATGGAGAATACATCAACAGATCACGCAAGCTTAGGGTGCTGA